One stretch of Saccharomonospora xinjiangensis XJ-54 DNA includes these proteins:
- a CDS encoding DUF3558 domain-containing protein: MRDLVKRIVPMVLVVILAISCSASDDGFARSTENKSIVVSSSNHPQRRVSEPLEISPYLSRPCDLVSSQLLGKLGTSPDKSNPRLPKDDEVAAGVGPSCSWKIEGEGSIGIGIASENARRGAGGLRALELLREQGRFKLWEESSVSAYPAVYFGVRDARTEGDCDLAVGIADDMTFSVAAIGFSSGDQQACDVADEIAADVIANLRKGS, encoded by the coding sequence ATGCGTGATCTTGTCAAGCGGATTGTTCCTATGGTGCTTGTGGTGATCTTAGCTATCTCCTGCTCGGCATCCGATGATGGTTTCGCTCGGTCCACCGAAAATAAATCAATCGTCGTATCTTCGAGTAACCATCCGCAGCGTCGAGTAAGCGAACCGTTGGAGATATCTCCCTACCTCTCCAGGCCCTGTGATCTCGTGTCTTCGCAACTACTTGGCAAGCTAGGAACCTCTCCGGACAAGAGCAATCCTCGGCTGCCGAAGGATGACGAGGTTGCTGCAGGTGTTGGCCCTTCATGTAGCTGGAAGATCGAAGGTGAGGGAAGCATCGGAATCGGCATTGCATCGGAAAACGCCCGCCGTGGCGCGGGAGGTCTTCGGGCCCTTGAACTCTTGCGGGAGCAGGGTCGCTTCAAGCTGTGGGAAGAGTCTTCCGTTTCTGCCTACCCTGCCGTGTACTTCGGTGTCAGGGATGCGCGAACGGAAGGTGACTGTGACCTTGCGGTTGGGATCGCTGATGATATGACCTTCTCGGTCGCAGCGATCGGTTTCTCCAGTGGTGACCAGCAGGCGTGCGACGTGGCGGACGAGATTGCGGCTGATGTGATCGCTAACCTGCGGAAGGGTAGCTGA
- a CDS encoding Rv3235 family protein, with amino-acid sequence MHAFQSAGGLLPLNPYEPIEFEERSQSEVAEGQLSLDDLLAELHAQQLTRHQFTLSAPGRRMLHRVLSALVEVQAGRRAASQLDGWLTPVLQRRLRAMPRTVSTRYVLRNIHVCRPAEKALEVCGTAHLIDRAYALVARFEHGESGWRCTMFTVLGRRP; translated from the coding sequence ATGCACGCGTTCCAATCGGCAGGGGGATTGCTGCCCCTCAACCCGTACGAACCGATCGAGTTCGAGGAGCGTTCACAAAGCGAGGTCGCCGAAGGACAACTGTCACTCGACGACCTGCTGGCCGAACTCCACGCACAGCAACTCACACGCCACCAGTTCACGTTGTCCGCGCCGGGCAGGCGCATGCTGCACCGGGTGCTCTCGGCACTCGTGGAGGTACAGGCGGGCAGGCGCGCCGCCAGCCAGCTCGACGGCTGGCTTACTCCCGTGCTCCAAAGGCGGCTCAGGGCTATGCCCCGCACAGTCAGCACACGCTACGTTCTGCGGAACATCCACGTGTGCCGACCGGCTGAGAAGGCTCTGGAGGTGTGCGGCACCGCCCACCTGATCGACCGGGCATACGCGCTCGTCGCGCGGTTCGAGCACGGCGAATCAGGATGGCGCTGCACGATGTTCACCGTGCTCGGCCGACGGCCTTAG
- a CDS encoding TrmH family RNA methyltransferase codes for MGDKQATSPKDRFLTVYGRKPVLEVLGDPALDIDKVIVADTAHGPAVDDIRRAARARAVPVRSASAHRVKVLAGNGKQDQGVLADVVAPRMRPLSDALKGTPPSPLIVLDGITTPANVGMILRSATAAGVAGVVVPRRGVAALDPLVVKASAGVAFRAPVLRCASAGEAAESLTEAGYTVYALGARPGATATTLFDVPLPSRVAFVLGGETHGVSEAVANLAAGWVSIPMPGDVESLNVSAAAAVVCFELVRRSRCLSSALGHDQLAP; via the coding sequence GTGGGTGACAAGCAGGCGACGTCGCCGAAGGACCGCTTCCTGACCGTCTACGGTCGCAAACCCGTTCTCGAGGTTCTGGGCGACCCGGCTCTCGATATCGACAAGGTGATCGTTGCCGACACCGCTCACGGACCCGCCGTGGACGACATCCGCCGCGCCGCACGGGCACGGGCGGTGCCGGTGCGAAGCGCGAGCGCCCACAGGGTGAAGGTCCTCGCAGGCAACGGCAAGCAGGACCAGGGCGTGCTGGCCGACGTCGTCGCTCCCCGCATGCGGCCGCTGTCGGACGCGCTCAAGGGCACACCGCCGTCGCCGCTGATCGTCCTCGACGGCATCACGACCCCGGCGAACGTGGGCATGATCCTGCGGAGCGCGACCGCGGCGGGGGTCGCCGGTGTCGTGGTGCCCCGCCGTGGTGTGGCGGCACTCGACCCGCTTGTGGTGAAGGCGTCGGCCGGTGTGGCGTTCCGCGCACCCGTGCTGCGGTGCGCGTCGGCAGGGGAAGCCGCCGAGTCACTCACCGAGGCCGGCTACACCGTGTACGCACTGGGTGCCCGGCCAGGGGCCACCGCCACCACGCTCTTCGACGTCCCGCTGCCGTCGCGGGTCGCGTTCGTGCTCGGCGGGGAAACACACGGCGTGAGTGAGGCCGTGGCAAACCTCGCGGCAGGCTGGGTGTCCATTCCCATGCCGGGTGATGTGGAGTCGCTCAACGTGTCCGCGGCCGCTGCCGTGGTCTGCTTCGAGCTGGTTCGCCGAAGCCGGTGTCTCTCATCCGCTCTGGGTCACGACCAGCTGGCCCCGTAA
- a CDS encoding ESX secretion-associated protein EspG → MSVTHLELSVGALAGAAEREGLGALHLSLQPEPMWIPREELDSARSALDGELAAAGLVDRRGRLDPDFRDLLPVLTGASLEYFGWLSQDDATWSALAASRGMLGVLAVRRGDRVTLTAIDHTELPSALAGVLPDVVPGGGSRWVVRVPDLREGLTQTHRDRSVARVIAEISKVMQRPVAGGGELYVADRDPGGRRRGLRTPLHVVDTDWGRYVNYRVRVGDEEEFCVQPASPAVVAATLESLRGQLVVTQSG, encoded by the coding sequence GTGAGCGTGACCCACCTGGAGCTTTCCGTCGGAGCACTTGCGGGGGCAGCCGAACGCGAAGGTCTCGGCGCGCTTCACCTGTCCCTGCAACCCGAGCCGATGTGGATTCCGCGCGAGGAGCTGGACTCGGCCCGGTCGGCGCTGGACGGCGAGCTCGCCGCCGCCGGGCTCGTCGATCGGCGCGGACGACTCGACCCGGATTTCCGCGACCTGCTTCCGGTGCTCACGGGCGCGTCGCTGGAGTACTTCGGCTGGCTGTCTCAGGACGACGCCACGTGGAGTGCGCTGGCCGCATCGCGCGGGATGCTCGGTGTGCTCGCCGTGCGGCGGGGTGATCGGGTCACCCTCACCGCCATCGACCACACCGAGCTGCCCTCGGCACTCGCCGGCGTGCTGCCGGACGTGGTGCCTGGCGGCGGCTCCCGCTGGGTGGTGCGCGTTCCCGACCTGCGGGAAGGGCTCACACAGACCCATCGGGACAGATCCGTGGCCAGGGTGATCGCGGAGATCTCCAAGGTCATGCAACGGCCCGTGGCCGGAGGGGGCGAGCTGTATGTCGCGGACCGCGACCCGGGCGGGCGCCGCCGCGGCCTGCGGACGCCGTTGCACGTCGTCGATACCGACTGGGGCCGGTACGTGAACTATCGCGTGCGGGTCGGGGACGAGGAGGAGTTCTGCGTTCAGCCCGCCAGTCCCGCCGTCGTGGCGGCCACGCTGGAGTCGTTACGGGGCCAGCTGGTCGTGACCCAGAGCGGATGA
- the pruA gene encoding L-glutamate gamma-semialdehyde dehydrogenase, with product MDAVTSVPVPANEPVRTYAPGTEERESLKAKLTELENAKHELTQTIGGRRRMAGGEAFDVVQPHDRGHVLGVSAQATDSDVADAVAAAKGAAREWSELPFDERAAVFLRAADLIAGPYRDTLNATTMLGQSKSVQQAEIDAACELIDFLRFNVSYARRILAEQPNSVPGAWNRMEYRPLDGFVVAITPFNFTAIAGNLPSSPALMGNTVVWKPTPSQQLAAHYTMQVFEEAGLPPGVINMVTGDGRAVGEVALTDPGFAGLHFTGSTATFKLLWRTIADNLDSYGCYPRIVGETGGKDFVVAHPSANRDKLVAALVRGAFEYQGQKCSAASRAYVPRSLWDGGVREQLADLTRTVSYGDITDFSNFGGAVINERAFAKHRALLSSVPDDPHLEVLVGGGCDDSVGWFVEPTVLVSDDPRHEVFSTEYFGPILAVSVYEDVEYESVLELVDTTAPYALTGAVFADDRHAVQQAHRTLRHAAGNFYVNDKPTGSIVSQQPFGGSRASGTNDKAGSMFNLLRWTSPRSIKETFDAPVDITYPHMG from the coding sequence ATGGACGCTGTGACATCCGTACCCGTGCCTGCGAACGAGCCGGTCCGCACCTACGCGCCGGGGACCGAGGAACGGGAGTCGCTCAAGGCGAAGCTCACCGAGCTGGAGAACGCGAAGCACGAGCTGACCCAGACGATCGGGGGCCGCCGCCGCATGGCAGGTGGTGAGGCGTTCGACGTCGTGCAGCCACACGACCGCGGTCACGTCCTCGGAGTGAGCGCGCAGGCCACCGATTCCGATGTCGCCGACGCGGTCGCGGCGGCCAAGGGCGCCGCCCGTGAGTGGAGTGAGTTGCCGTTTGACGAGCGTGCCGCGGTGTTCCTGCGCGCGGCCGATCTGATCGCGGGGCCCTACCGCGACACGTTGAACGCCACCACCATGCTCGGCCAGTCGAAGTCGGTGCAGCAGGCCGAGATCGACGCCGCCTGCGAGCTGATCGACTTCCTGCGCTTCAACGTCTCCTACGCCCGTCGCATTCTCGCCGAGCAACCGAACTCGGTGCCGGGCGCGTGGAACCGCATGGAATACCGGCCGCTCGACGGTTTCGTCGTCGCCATCACGCCGTTCAACTTCACGGCCATCGCGGGCAACCTGCCGAGTTCGCCCGCGCTCATGGGCAACACGGTGGTGTGGAAGCCGACGCCGTCGCAGCAGCTCGCCGCCCACTACACCATGCAGGTCTTCGAGGAGGCAGGTCTGCCACCCGGTGTGATCAACATGGTGACCGGCGACGGCAGGGCCGTCGGCGAGGTCGCGCTGACCGACCCCGGGTTCGCCGGGCTGCACTTCACCGGCTCCACGGCGACGTTCAAGTTGTTGTGGCGCACGATCGCCGACAACCTCGACAGCTACGGCTGCTACCCGCGCATCGTCGGCGAGACCGGTGGCAAGGACTTCGTGGTGGCCCACCCTTCGGCGAACCGGGACAAACTGGTGGCCGCCCTCGTTCGCGGCGCGTTCGAGTACCAGGGGCAGAAGTGCTCGGCCGCGTCGCGGGCTTACGTGCCGAGGTCGCTGTGGGACGGTGGTGTCCGTGAGCAGTTGGCCGACCTGACGCGCACCGTGTCCTACGGCGACATCACGGACTTCTCGAATTTCGGCGGGGCCGTCATCAACGAGAGGGCGTTCGCCAAGCACCGCGCTCTGCTGTCGAGCGTTCCGGACGACCCGCACCTGGAGGTGCTGGTCGGCGGTGGCTGTGACGACAGCGTCGGCTGGTTCGTCGAGCCGACCGTGCTGGTCTCCGACGACCCCCGGCACGAGGTGTTCTCCACGGAGTACTTCGGGCCGATCCTCGCGGTGTCCGTGTACGAGGATGTCGAGTACGAGAGCGTGCTCGAACTCGTGGACACCACGGCGCCGTACGCGCTGACGGGAGCGGTGTTCGCCGACGACCGTCACGCGGTCCAGCAGGCGCACCGCACGCTGCGGCACGCGGCGGGCAACTTCTACGTCAACGACAAGCCGACGGGCTCGATCGTGAGCCAGCAGCCTTTCGGTGGTTCCCGCGCTTCGGGCACCAACGACAAGGCAGGCTCGATGTTCAACCTCCTGCGCTGGACGAGCCCTCGCTCCATCAAGGAGACGTTCGACGCGCCGGTTGACATCACCTACCCGCACATGGGCTGA
- a CDS encoding HAD-IA family hydrolase: MLRGLVLDYAGVLTDVEGERLLAAVGTARANGVRTALLSNAPGGAEARRALGGWFDAMVFSGEVGLAKPDVAVYSLTADLLGIDARACAFVDDSATNVAGAVKAGMVGVRHVRVQDTLDELAVLFGLVLSSL; this comes from the coding sequence ATGCTGAGAGGGTTGGTGCTGGACTACGCGGGTGTGCTCACCGATGTGGAAGGAGAACGGCTGTTGGCTGCGGTGGGGACGGCGCGGGCCAACGGGGTGAGGACGGCGCTGCTGTCGAACGCGCCAGGGGGCGCGGAGGCGAGGCGCGCACTCGGGGGCTGGTTCGACGCCATGGTGTTCTCGGGTGAGGTGGGGCTGGCGAAGCCGGATGTGGCCGTGTATTCGCTGACGGCCGACCTGCTCGGCATCGACGCGCGCGCGTGCGCGTTCGTGGACGACTCGGCGACCAATGTCGCGGGCGCGGTGAAGGCAGGCATGGTCGGTGTCCGGCATGTGCGAGTCCAAGACACCTTGGATGAGTTGGCGGTGTTGTTCGGGTTGGTTCTGTCGAGTTTGTGA
- a CDS encoding DUF6912 family protein translates to MRIYVPATIGMLRRLLDAGELAPVGGTAFALTPALRESYTSGTTEELEYAALTDAARASLRLLATDASAGDEDKEPPRRVVVSADIDDVTLRPDLDDSVVKLSGPVPSDAIAAVHVDAPEAEDAVLAAAAVIDDADLGDEDAELALGDVEDHDLAWYAPQELPFLLELM, encoded by the coding sequence GTGAGGATTTACGTGCCTGCCACCATCGGCATGCTGCGCCGACTGCTCGACGCGGGGGAACTGGCGCCCGTGGGAGGGACGGCCTTCGCCTTGACACCTGCGTTGCGGGAGTCCTACACCAGTGGCACGACGGAAGAACTGGAGTACGCGGCGCTGACCGATGCCGCAAGGGCGTCGCTGCGACTGCTCGCGACCGACGCGAGTGCGGGGGACGAGGACAAGGAGCCGCCGAGGAGAGTCGTGGTGTCGGCGGACATCGACGACGTCACACTCCGGCCGGATCTCGACGACTCCGTCGTCAAGCTGTCGGGCCCGGTGCCGTCGGACGCGATCGCGGCCGTGCATGTGGACGCCCCCGAGGCGGAGGACGCCGTGCTGGCGGCGGCAGCGGTGATCGACGACGCGGACCTCGGCGACGAGGACGCGGAGTTGGCGCTCGGCGACGTGGAGGACCACGACCTCGCCTGGTACGCGCCGCAGGAGCTGCCGTTCCTTCTTGAACTCATGTAA
- the rsgA gene encoding ribosome small subunit-dependent GTPase A, which yields MARRDWRRLDESDVRVRPGKGSRPRSKRRPAHTDAVPAMVVSVDRGRWRCAVEADPGSVVTAMRARELGRTPIVVGDRVRLVGDVSGRPDTLARIVGVEERDSVLRRTADDTDPFERVVVANAEQLLIVTSLADPAPRTGFIDRCLVACYTGGLQPVLCLTKADLATPDGLLASYADLEVPFVVTRHDRDVPELIDVLHDRVSALVGHSGVGKSTLVNRVVPEAGLATGEVSAVGKGRHTSVSAVALPLPCGGWVIDTPGLRSFGLAHVTPDEVVAAFPEFAEAAEECPSNCGHLGPPDDPGCVLDDVVTSGAARRSRLVSLRRLLASRAGTDS from the coding sequence TTGGCCCGAAGGGATTGGCGCAGGCTCGACGAGAGTGATGTCAGAGTGCGGCCGGGAAAGGGCTCGCGGCCACGCAGCAAGCGCCGCCCCGCACACACCGACGCCGTGCCTGCCATGGTGGTGTCTGTTGACAGGGGCCGTTGGCGCTGCGCGGTCGAGGCCGATCCCGGCAGTGTCGTCACCGCCATGCGTGCGAGAGAACTCGGCCGCACCCCCATCGTCGTCGGAGACCGGGTGCGGCTGGTCGGCGACGTCAGCGGCAGGCCTGACACGCTCGCGAGGATCGTGGGTGTCGAGGAACGCGACAGCGTGCTGAGGCGCACGGCCGACGACACAGACCCCTTCGAGCGTGTGGTCGTGGCCAATGCCGAGCAGTTGCTGATCGTCACGTCGCTGGCCGACCCCGCCCCGAGGACCGGGTTCATCGACCGCTGTCTCGTGGCGTGTTACACGGGCGGACTCCAGCCCGTGCTGTGTCTCACGAAGGCCGACCTCGCCACGCCGGACGGGCTCCTCGCTTCCTATGCGGACCTCGAAGTCCCCTTCGTGGTGACGCGGCACGACCGAGACGTTCCCGAGTTGATCGATGTCCTGCACGACCGCGTGTCGGCGCTGGTGGGCCATTCGGGCGTCGGCAAGTCCACGCTCGTCAACCGGGTGGTCCCCGAAGCCGGCCTCGCCACCGGAGAGGTCAGCGCGGTCGGCAAAGGACGCCACACCTCCGTCAGCGCGGTCGCGCTCCCCCTGCCCTGCGGAGGCTGGGTGATCGACACGCCGGGGTTGCGGTCGTTCGGACTCGCACACGTGACGCCGGACGAGGTGGTCGCCGCGTTCCCCGAATTCGCCGAGGCAGCTGAGGAATGCCCGTCCAACTGCGGTCACCTCGGCCCTCCTGACGACCCTGGCTGCGTGCTCGACGACGTCGTGACCTCGGGTGCGGCACGGCGATCGCGGCTGGTGTCACTGCGCCGCCTGCTGGCCTCTCGCGCAGGCACAGACAGCTAA
- the secA gene encoding preprotein translocase subunit SecA, whose amino-acid sequence MLLNRLLRAGEGKMVKRLRRIADHINTLEDDVKDLSDAELQAKTDEFRKRHADGESLDDLLPEAFAVVRESALRVLGQRHYDVQLMGGAALHLGQVAEMRTGEGKTLTSLLPVYLNALSGKGVHVVTTNDYLAQRDSEWMGRVHRFLGLEIGVIRSDLSPAERKAAYAADITYGTNNEFGFDYLRDNMAWSLDDCVQRGHNFAIVDEVDSILIDEARTPLIISGPADQSSRWYVEFARMAPLMKKDVHYEVDERKRAVGVTEVGVEFVEDQLGIDNLYEAANTPLVGFLNNALKAKELYRKDKEYIVRGGEVLIVDEFTGRILAGRRFNEGMHQAIEAKEGVEIKAENQTLATITLQNYFRLYDKLAGMTGTAETEAAEFHQTYNLGVVPIPTNRPMVRVDQADLIYKTEEAKFEAVADDIAERHEKGQPVLVGTTSVEKSEYLSKLLLKRGVPHEVLNAKQHHREALIVAKAGRKGAVTVATNMAGRGTDIVLGGNPDIIADEVLRERGLDPVEHSEEYEAAWPKVLEEVAAECKAEAEEVLEAGGLYVLGTERHESRRIDNQLRGRAGRQGDPGESRFYLSLGDELMRRFNAAMVERVMTTMRLPDDVPIEHKMVSRAIKSAQTQVEQQNMEIRKNVLKYDEVMNEQRKVIYAERRRVLEGENLRDQLEHMIADVVAAYVDGATADGYAEDWDHAKLWTALKTLYPVGVTWDEIIEENEDVDAERLREILVEDALKAYDKREAEIDAKVGEGAMRELERRVVLSVLDRKWREHLYEMDYLKEGIGLRAMAQRNPLVEYQREGFDMFNAMLDSLKEEAAGLVFNLQVQQAEQQQPEQQAPPTEAPRTPQPATAAPMAGGNGKAAAPRAPRHARPVPPPPTVPAEPVPAALQGKGLGGQTPQGLTFSGPSEGGGVQSRGDGTGNKAGGGTAAGGTRRERRAAAREQAKKNKRR is encoded by the coding sequence ATGCTTCTGAACCGCCTGCTCCGCGCGGGCGAGGGCAAGATGGTGAAGCGGTTGCGCCGCATCGCCGATCACATCAACACCCTCGAAGACGACGTCAAGGACCTTTCGGACGCCGAGCTGCAGGCGAAGACCGACGAGTTCCGGAAGCGGCACGCCGATGGGGAGTCGCTCGACGACCTTCTGCCCGAGGCGTTCGCCGTCGTGCGGGAGTCCGCTCTGCGCGTTCTCGGTCAGCGGCACTACGACGTTCAGTTGATGGGTGGCGCGGCGCTGCACCTCGGGCAGGTTGCCGAGATGAGGACCGGTGAGGGTAAGACGCTCACCAGCCTCCTGCCGGTCTATCTGAACGCGCTGTCGGGCAAGGGTGTGCACGTCGTCACCACCAACGACTATCTGGCGCAGCGTGACTCCGAGTGGATGGGGCGTGTTCACCGGTTCCTCGGCCTCGAGATCGGTGTCATCCGGTCCGACCTCTCGCCTGCGGAGCGTAAGGCCGCGTACGCCGCTGACATCACCTACGGCACGAACAACGAGTTCGGTTTCGACTACCTGCGCGACAACATGGCGTGGAGCCTCGACGACTGTGTCCAGCGCGGCCACAACTTCGCCATCGTCGATGAGGTTGACTCCATCCTGATCGACGAGGCCAGGACCCCGCTGATCATTTCCGGCCCCGCCGACCAGTCCTCCCGCTGGTACGTCGAGTTCGCGCGGATGGCGCCGTTGATGAAGAAGGACGTCCACTACGAGGTTGACGAGCGCAAGCGTGCCGTCGGTGTCACGGAGGTGGGCGTCGAGTTCGTCGAGGACCAGTTGGGCATCGACAACCTCTACGAGGCCGCCAACACGCCGCTGGTGGGCTTCCTCAACAACGCGCTGAAGGCCAAGGAGCTCTACCGCAAGGACAAGGAGTACATCGTCCGGGGCGGCGAAGTGCTCATCGTTGACGAGTTCACGGGCCGCATCCTCGCGGGTCGCCGGTTCAACGAGGGCATGCACCAGGCGATCGAGGCCAAGGAAGGCGTCGAGATCAAGGCCGAGAACCAGACGCTGGCCACGATCACGCTGCAGAACTACTTCCGCCTCTACGACAAGCTCGCCGGTATGACGGGTACCGCCGAGACCGAGGCAGCGGAGTTCCATCAGACCTACAACCTCGGCGTCGTGCCGATCCCCACGAACCGTCCGATGGTTCGTGTCGATCAGGCCGACCTCATCTACAAGACCGAGGAGGCGAAGTTCGAGGCGGTCGCCGACGACATCGCCGAACGGCATGAGAAGGGCCAGCCGGTCCTTGTCGGCACCACGAGTGTCGAGAAGTCCGAGTATCTGTCGAAATTGCTGCTCAAGCGCGGGGTTCCGCACGAGGTCCTCAACGCGAAACAGCACCACCGCGAGGCGTTGATCGTCGCGAAGGCTGGCAGGAAAGGTGCTGTCACGGTCGCGACCAACATGGCGGGTCGAGGCACCGACATCGTTCTCGGCGGCAACCCGGACATCATCGCCGACGAGGTCCTGCGCGAGCGTGGCCTCGACCCGGTGGAGCACTCCGAGGAGTACGAGGCCGCGTGGCCGAAGGTGCTTGAGGAGGTCGCCGCCGAGTGCAAGGCGGAGGCTGAGGAGGTGCTGGAGGCAGGCGGCCTCTATGTGCTCGGCACCGAACGTCACGAGTCGCGGCGGATCGACAACCAGCTGCGTGGTAGGGCGGGCCGCCAGGGTGACCCGGGTGAATCCCGTTTCTACCTTTCGCTTGGCGACGAGTTGATGCGGCGCTTCAACGCCGCGATGGTGGAGCGGGTCATGACCACCATGCGGTTGCCCGACGACGTGCCGATCGAGCACAAGATGGTCTCCAGGGCGATCAAGAGCGCTCAGACGCAGGTCGAGCAGCAGAACATGGAGATCCGCAAGAACGTCCTGAAGTACGACGAGGTGATGAACGAGCAGCGGAAGGTCATCTACGCCGAACGCCGGAGGGTGCTCGAGGGCGAGAACCTCCGTGACCAGCTCGAACACATGATCGCCGACGTTGTCGCGGCTTATGTGGACGGCGCCACGGCCGACGGTTACGCGGAGGACTGGGACCACGCCAAGCTGTGGACGGCGTTGAAGACGCTTTATCCGGTCGGCGTGACCTGGGACGAGATCATTGAGGAGAACGAGGACGTAGACGCAGAGCGCCTGCGCGAGATTCTCGTCGAGGACGCCCTCAAGGCTTACGACAAGCGCGAGGCCGAGATCGACGCCAAGGTCGGCGAGGGCGCGATGCGGGAGCTGGAGCGCAGGGTCGTGTTGTCCGTGCTCGACCGCAAGTGGCGGGAGCACCTCTACGAGATGGACTATCTCAAGGAGGGCATCGGGCTGAGGGCGATGGCCCAGCGCAACCCGCTGGTGGAGTACCAGCGCGAGGGCTTCGACATGTTCAACGCGATGCTCGATTCGTTGAAGGAGGAAGCCGCCGGCCTGGTGTTCAACCTGCAAGTGCAACAGGCGGAGCAACAGCAGCCGGAGCAGCAGGCGCCGCCGACCGAGGCGCCCCGCACCCCGCAGCCCGCGACGGCCGCGCCGATGGCAGGGGGTAACGGTAAGGCGGCCGCGCCGCGTGCTCCTCGGCACGCGCGTCCGGTGCCGCCACCGCCGACGGTTCCGGCAGAACCGGTTCCTGCTGCGCTGCAAGGCAAAGGGCTCGGCGGGCAGACTCCGCAGGGTTTGACCTTCTCGGGCCCGTCCGAGGGCGGCGGCGTCCAGTCTCGCGGTGACGGGACCGGCAACAAGGCCGGGGGCGGCACGGCTGCCGGCGGTACCCGCAGGGAGCGGCGAGCCGCTGCCCGCGAACAGGCGAAGAAGAACAAGCGTCGTTGA
- a CDS encoding WS/DGAT/MGAT family O-acyltransferase, translating to MADRLSALDASFLYVEEPFVPMHVGSVAILRRPESGFDYARLLAMVSRRLAYLPRYRQYVEFVPGHLARPVWVDDADFDLTYHVRRSALPAPGSDAQLFELVARLLARPLDRDRPLWELYVVEGLADDRVALVTKTHQSMVDGTATIDIGQLILDAEPTEPEGQGEEVGRPPWPEWAPSSRPGRAKLLLDAVTDSLRRPAEVVDNVRSAAQDLTSTAERVFDTAGDVATTVRSLVRPAPRSPLNARVSGGRVFAGVSANLEDLREIRERHGGTINDVVFAVFTGALRQWLLSRGRSLEQTETVRALAPLAVRAPDSVGFSSVGLLDNRVDPCLVDLPVGEPHPGLRLQHIAHAMAEHVRTRRSVAARAMVRVSGFAPATMYSLAARAASSLSDRLFNVAVANSPGPQQRLYAGEAPLERIYPVLPLSRGQALAVGVTSYHGGVYFGLNGDRKALSDVTVLAGAVTEAIEELKGTNW from the coding sequence ATGGCCGACCGTCTGTCCGCGCTGGACGCATCCTTCCTCTACGTGGAGGAGCCGTTCGTGCCCATGCATGTGGGCAGCGTCGCGATCCTGCGACGACCGGAATCCGGTTTCGACTACGCGCGGCTACTCGCCATGGTGTCCCGTCGCCTCGCGTATCTGCCGCGTTACCGGCAGTACGTGGAGTTCGTGCCAGGGCATCTGGCGCGACCGGTGTGGGTTGACGACGCCGACTTCGACCTCACGTACCACGTGCGCCGTTCGGCTCTTCCCGCGCCGGGCAGCGACGCCCAGTTGTTCGAGCTGGTCGCTCGCCTGCTGGCGCGTCCGCTCGACCGCGATCGGCCGTTGTGGGAGCTGTACGTCGTCGAGGGGCTGGCCGACGACAGGGTGGCGCTCGTGACCAAGACTCATCAGTCGATGGTGGACGGCACAGCCACCATCGACATCGGGCAGCTCATCCTCGACGCCGAACCCACGGAACCTGAGGGACAGGGTGAGGAGGTGGGGCGACCGCCGTGGCCGGAGTGGGCGCCGTCGTCACGTCCGGGACGCGCGAAGCTGCTCCTCGACGCTGTCACCGACAGTCTCCGCCGCCCCGCCGAGGTCGTGGACAACGTGCGCAGCGCGGCGCAGGACCTCACCAGCACAGCGGAACGCGTCTTTGACACAGCGGGAGACGTGGCGACCACCGTGCGTTCCCTCGTGCGGCCCGCTCCGCGCAGCCCGCTGAACGCGCGGGTGAGCGGAGGGCGGGTGTTCGCGGGGGTCTCGGCGAATTTGGAGGACCTGCGCGAGATCAGGGAACGGCACGGCGGCACTATCAACGACGTCGTGTTCGCCGTGTTCACAGGTGCTCTGCGTCAGTGGTTGCTGTCGCGGGGCAGGTCGCTGGAACAGACGGAGACGGTGCGGGCGCTCGCCCCGCTCGCCGTGCGCGCACCGGACAGCGTCGGCTTCTCTTCCGTGGGACTCCTCGACAACAGGGTCGATCCCTGCCTCGTCGATCTTCCGGTTGGTGAGCCGCATCCAGGGTTGCGCCTGCAGCACATCGCCCACGCGATGGCCGAACACGTGCGGACCCGGCGTTCGGTGGCGGCGCGAGCGATGGTGCGGGTGAGTGGTTTCGCGCCTGCGACGATGTACTCGCTGGCCGCGCGGGCGGCGAGTTCGCTCTCGGACCGGTTGTTCAACGTCGCCGTGGCCAACTCGCCGGGCCCACAGCAGCGCCTGTACGCGGGTGAGGCACCGTTGGAGCGCATCTACCCCGTGCTGCCGCTGTCGCGCGGTCAGGCACTGGCGGTGGGTGTCACCTCCTACCACGGCGGCGTCTACTTCGGACTGAACGGGGACCGGAAGGCGTTGTCGGACGTCACGGTGCTCGCCGGCGCGGTGACCGAAGCGATCGAGGAACTGAAAGGGACGAACTGGTGA